A window of Nitrospirae bacterium CG2_30_53_67 genomic DNA:
GAAATCTCGCGGCCTTCCTCCAGATCCATTATTCCCTTCACCACCGCCTGCATGAAGGAGCGCTGCTCGGTTTCTTCTTCGTAATCCTTGAGCGCCTGGAGTACCGCGACCCCCCGGCCTCTGCTCGTCAGCAGGATCGGCCGGCGCGTCTCGTTCACGTGCGAAACCACCTTCCCGGGGTTCACCTTCAGGGCGCCGAGCGGGATAATGTCCTCGGAAAATTTCGTACCCATAGAGACCTCCAGACTGGTATTGTTAATTGGTCGGATTATAGCACTTATTAAAAGGACTGTCAACTGGGCTATGAGATAGCGGGGAATTTTCTTTGAGTTCTTTGCAGTGTTCGTCTATGCTGATGGAAACTTAGAAAAGGGTCTTGATGTGAATCTTCAGGAACTTCTCGACATTCAGGTCTTGGGTGTCACGATCAGATCTGCTGCAAGAGCGGCTGTCTTCGGCGGGATTGCGGTGATCCTTGTCCGGAAGCTTATACGAATAATCAAAGGGGGACGAAGCCGGTAACCAGCGTCTAAACCGGCTCCTCTTCGAAATGGATCAAAAGGCGGGAGGCCATGGTCTGGACCTCTAACGACGGATCCTCGATGGCCTTCTGTATAATCTCTTTCTCTTTGGAGATCACGGCAACTGCCGAGTAGGCCCTCAGCGCCTTTGCCCGAACCTCGGGAAGGGGATCCTCCAGAATCACCCTTTTGAGCGCTTTCTTCAGATTCTTCCTTTTCAGGGTTCCAGCGATCATCATGGCCTTCAACTTCTCATTCTTCGTCGTCTTTCCGGACAGGATCTGCTCCTCTAAAAAGAGATCAAGGCTCTTTAATGTATGATCCTTGAGGATCTGGAATTCGAGTTTTTTGGATTCGGGTATCTGATCAATCAGAAGAGCAACCACGGGGTCGTCTCTGTTGGAAGTTATCTTTTTAAGGAGATTCCGCACCTTGACCTCTTTGAATTTGTCCAGGAAGCACGTTAGAAATTGGGGCTCGGCATAATGGAACAGGGACAACAGGGCATGGGCACTGATCCTTGAATCCTTCTCATAGACGGCGTTTCGAAGGTACGGAAGTGCGTCCGGGTCCTTGATGAGACCCAGTGCGAGGATGACCCTCAACCGTACAAGGAAGTCGGGATCATTCCGCATCTCACTAATGAACGACGACATGGCGGGGTTCAGGAAAAGCGCAATGGCATCCATGGTCGCAGCGCGGATAGCGGCATCGTTGTCTTGAAGCAATGAGAGGAGCAAAGCCTTGCTTTCCGGTTGACCCACCCCATGAAGAGCCCGGATAGACTGGTTTCTGATTTCCGGCTCTCCGATCCTTGCCAGGGTA
This region includes:
- a CDS encoding prevent-host-death family protein, encoding MGTKFSEDIIPLGALKVNPGKVVSHVNETRRPILLTSRGRGVAVLQALKDYEEETEQRSFMQAVVKGIMDLEEGREISLTEAKKRLGLK